Proteins from one Armatimonadota bacterium genomic window:
- a CDS encoding DEAD/DEAH box helicase, which yields MSRSAASQESTPAPPSQTEDVLAAFHPVVQHWFRSAFGTPSPPQQEGWPHIASRRNTLVCAPTGSGKTLTGFLAGIDRLYRAAFDGELKPETTILYVSPLKALSNDVQKNLREPLDGIAQSARELGLEPPEIKVLVRTGDTPQPEREAMIRRPPHILVTTPESLYILLTSDRSRRFLQSVDTVIVDEIHAVARDKRGSHLALSLERLEHLCGRPLQRVGLSATQNPVDLVARFLVGARIRPGGAPDCDIVNLGHLRSLDLSIETPRLPLEAVCSHETWAEIYQRLADLIEAHHTTLIFVNTRATCERLAQQLTRRLGEEAVTSHHGSLSRKQRLLAEQRLKAGELRALVATASLELGIDIGDVDLVCQIGPVKAIGTLLQRVGRAGHNLKAISKGILFALTLDDLATAAALSAAVRRHTLDRLIVPDKPTDILTQQIVAACACENWDADELFEMVRRAWPWQNLSREEFDAAVQMMHDGISTRRGRSGALITADGVQGTVRARRGARLAAITSGGAIPDTGDYLVIQEPENITVGTVHEDFAVESAVGDIFQLGNTSWRILRVETGRVRVEDAHGQPPSIPFWLGEAPARTAELSSEISRLRVGVEHALTQSSGAGAREEAVRWIAAETGIETADAEQLTSYLADTVEVLGALPTTDTLILERFFDESGGMQLVLHAPFGRRITWAWGLALRKRFCRGFNFELQAAASENAILLSLGMQHSFVLSDVFEYLTADTVQHLLEQAMLTSPVFASRWRWDACRSLALLRFSGGKKVPPALMRMRADDLLAAVFPHAAACPETLEGEDRDIPRDHPLVNEVLHDCLTEAMDIEGLRAVLRRIKSGEVSLIARDTVSPSSLATEIITVKPYAFLDDAPLEERRTQAVITRRSGAGPRTEAERLGALDSDAIARVRDEAWPDARDADELYDALMLTGYVTESEAAAFEPYATELLATGRAARVRDGAAGGHCLLVAGEMLSAFDAACPGRMSDTSVHVRAPRTWTQEDALLTIVRGRLEALGPLTTSRLADELDLPTAEVENALIGLETQGVALRGHYSPDGGELEWCDRRLLARIHRYTLDRLRREISPVSAADFVRFLFEWQHAAPGTQLTGISGLRQVVGMLDGCEAAAVAWEESILPLRMHPWLPADLDTLCLSGEVRWGRLHCAERSPGRRSAVSVKQTPIGLYQTASLPIWARDEMGEPGDGGLSGAAVDVLDVLTSGGPQFFGQLVSAANRLPVETESALAELVSAGLVTSDGFGGLRTLITPASRRNDAHRARALLAQRNIRSVFTHAAATNRLSADNQAGRWSLLRSFAPTLAAGSAYDEACEYVARQLLRRWGVVFHRITLREQGLPPWRDILRVYRRMELAGDLRGGRFVAGFSGEQYALPEAVESLRGIRRRPPNGQMVRIAAADPLNLSGIITPGERIAARSGSRILYRDGVPQAVLEGGDIRMLTAGDEAAERHAFEQLRRGNRKAPVAP from the coding sequence ATGTCCCGCTCTGCCGCTAGCCAGGAATCCACGCCGGCGCCTCCGTCGCAGACCGAGGACGTTCTCGCCGCGTTCCATCCGGTGGTTCAGCACTGGTTTCGGAGCGCATTCGGAACGCCCTCACCACCGCAGCAGGAGGGTTGGCCCCATATTGCCAGCCGGCGCAACACGCTGGTTTGCGCGCCAACCGGCTCGGGCAAAACGCTGACGGGATTCCTGGCCGGCATAGATCGACTCTATCGCGCGGCGTTCGACGGCGAACTCAAGCCGGAAACCACCATCCTCTATGTTTCGCCATTGAAGGCGCTCTCCAACGACGTACAGAAGAACCTGCGCGAGCCCCTGGATGGTATCGCTCAGTCAGCGCGCGAGCTGGGGTTAGAACCGCCGGAGATCAAAGTGCTGGTTCGCACCGGCGATACGCCTCAGCCGGAGCGCGAGGCGATGATCCGACGGCCGCCACACATCCTGGTCACCACACCCGAGTCGCTCTACATCCTGTTGACTTCGGACCGCAGTCGTCGCTTCCTCCAGTCCGTCGACACCGTCATCGTCGACGAAATCCACGCGGTCGCACGCGATAAACGGGGTTCACACCTGGCGCTAAGCCTCGAGCGGCTCGAACACCTATGTGGGCGGCCGCTTCAGCGAGTGGGCCTCTCCGCCACACAAAACCCGGTAGATCTCGTGGCGCGGTTTCTCGTTGGCGCACGGATCCGCCCTGGCGGCGCTCCCGATTGTGACATCGTGAACCTCGGCCATCTGCGCTCGTTAGACCTTTCGATTGAGACGCCGCGCTTACCGCTGGAAGCCGTCTGCTCACACGAAACCTGGGCCGAAATCTACCAGCGCCTGGCCGACTTGATCGAGGCGCACCACACCACCCTGATCTTCGTCAACACGCGGGCGACCTGCGAACGGCTGGCGCAGCAACTCACCAGGCGTCTCGGCGAAGAGGCGGTGACATCGCATCACGGCAGCCTGTCACGGAAGCAGCGTCTTTTGGCGGAGCAGCGCCTCAAAGCGGGCGAGCTGCGCGCCCTCGTGGCTACCGCTTCGCTGGAGCTGGGAATCGATATCGGCGACGTCGATCTGGTCTGCCAGATCGGGCCGGTCAAGGCCATCGGCACCCTGCTTCAACGTGTAGGTCGCGCGGGGCACAACCTGAAGGCCATCTCCAAGGGGATTCTCTTCGCCCTGACACTCGACGATCTCGCAACCGCCGCCGCACTGTCCGCGGCCGTCCGCCGGCACACACTGGATCGCCTGATTGTGCCCGATAAGCCGACCGATATCCTGACGCAGCAGATCGTGGCGGCCTGCGCCTGTGAGAACTGGGATGCCGACGAGCTCTTTGAGATGGTGCGCCGCGCATGGCCATGGCAAAACCTTTCCCGCGAAGAGTTCGACGCCGCCGTTCAGATGATGCACGACGGCATCTCAACCCGCCGCGGCCGGTCCGGCGCGCTGATCACTGCCGACGGCGTTCAAGGCACCGTTCGTGCGCGCCGTGGCGCCCGCCTGGCCGCCATCACATCCGGCGGCGCCATTCCCGATACCGGCGACTACCTCGTTATCCAGGAGCCCGAGAATATTACGGTTGGCACAGTCCACGAGGACTTCGCCGTTGAGAGCGCCGTTGGCGATATTTTCCAGCTCGGCAATACGTCGTGGAGGATACTTCGGGTTGAAACGGGCCGGGTTCGAGTGGAGGATGCGCATGGCCAGCCGCCCAGCATTCCGTTCTGGTTGGGAGAAGCGCCCGCGCGAACGGCCGAACTCTCCAGCGAGATCAGCCGGCTGAGGGTCGGCGTGGAGCATGCCCTGACGCAGAGTAGCGGAGCCGGCGCCCGCGAAGAGGCTGTACGCTGGATAGCGGCCGAGACCGGCATTGAGACCGCCGATGCCGAGCAGCTGACGAGCTACCTTGCCGACACCGTGGAGGTGCTGGGAGCGCTTCCAACCACGGATACGCTCATCCTGGAGCGCTTCTTCGATGAGAGCGGGGGTATGCAGCTGGTGCTGCATGCGCCGTTTGGCCGCCGCATCACCTGGGCGTGGGGCCTGGCGCTGCGCAAGAGGTTTTGCAGGGGATTCAACTTCGAACTGCAGGCGGCCGCGTCCGAGAACGCGATCCTGCTCTCCCTCGGCATGCAGCACAGCTTCGTTCTTTCCGACGTCTTTGAGTATCTGACGGCCGATACCGTGCAGCATCTGCTCGAGCAGGCAATGCTTACGTCGCCGGTGTTCGCCTCGCGGTGGAGATGGGACGCATGCCGGTCGCTTGCCCTGCTTCGTTTTTCCGGTGGCAAAAAGGTGCCGCCGGCCTTGATGCGTATGCGAGCGGACGATCTTCTTGCTGCCGTGTTTCCTCACGCCGCCGCATGTCCCGAAACGCTCGAAGGTGAGGACCGCGACATCCCCCGCGACCATCCGCTGGTCAATGAGGTACTGCACGATTGCCTTACCGAAGCGATGGACATTGAGGGCCTTCGAGCCGTCCTGCGACGCATCAAGAGCGGCGAAGTCAGCCTGATTGCACGCGACACCGTCTCGCCGTCATCACTGGCCACCGAGATCATTACGGTTAAGCCCTACGCCTTCCTGGATGATGCGCCGCTGGAGGAGCGCCGGACGCAGGCGGTAATCACAAGACGCTCAGGGGCCGGTCCGCGCACCGAAGCTGAGCGGCTCGGCGCCCTGGATAGCGATGCGATCGCGCGAGTTCGCGACGAAGCGTGGCCCGATGCCCGCGATGCCGACGAGCTTTACGACGCTTTGATGCTCACGGGATACGTTACGGAGAGCGAGGCGGCGGCGTTCGAGCCGTACGCCACCGAGCTGCTCGCCACGGGCCGTGCCGCGCGCGTTCGGGACGGTGCAGCTGGCGGACATTGCCTGCTCGTCGCCGGTGAGATGCTCTCTGCTTTCGACGCGGCTTGCCCGGGCCGGATGTCCGACACCAGCGTGCACGTGAGGGCTCCACGGACCTGGACTCAGGAGGACGCGCTTCTCACAATTGTTCGGGGCCGGTTGGAAGCGCTTGGGCCACTGACCACGTCGCGCCTTGCCGACGAACTGGACCTGCCGACCGCCGAGGTGGAGAATGCTCTGATTGGTCTTGAAACTCAGGGCGTGGCGCTGAGGGGACACTACTCACCAGACGGCGGCGAATTGGAGTGGTGCGATCGGCGCCTCCTCGCGCGCATCCACCGATACACGCTGGACCGGCTGCGACGCGAGATATCGCCGGTGAGCGCCGCTGATTTTGTACGCTTCCTGTTCGAGTGGCAGCACGCAGCGCCGGGCACGCAGCTAACCGGCATTTCGGGTTTGCGCCAGGTTGTCGGAATGCTGGATGGCTGCGAAGCGGCAGCCGTGGCCTGGGAAGAATCGATCTTGCCGCTCAGAATGCACCCGTGGCTGCCGGCCGACCTGGACACCTTATGCCTCTCCGGCGAAGTCCGGTGGGGCCGGCTGCACTGCGCGGAACGCTCGCCGGGCCGGCGATCTGCCGTCAGCGTCAAGCAGACGCCGATCGGCCTCTATCAAACAGCTTCGCTGCCGATCTGGGCGCGGGATGAGATGGGCGAGCCCGGAGACGGCGGGCTCTCCGGCGCCGCTGTAGACGTACTGGATGTACTCACATCCGGAGGTCCGCAATTCTTTGGCCAGTTGGTCTCCGCAGCAAACAGGCTGCCGGTAGAAACGGAAAGCGCCCTGGCCGAACTGGTGAGCGCCGGTCTTGTGACCTCCGACGGGTTCGGTGGGTTGCGTACCCTCATCACCCCTGCCTCGCGGCGGAACGACGCCCACCGTGCCCGGGCTTTGCTTGCCCAACGAAACATCAGGTCCGTATTCACACATGCGGCCGCCACGAACCGCCTTTCGGCAGACAACCAGGCTGGGCGCTGGTCGCTGCTTCGCAGCTTCGCGCCCACTCTCGCCGCCGGCAGCGCCTACGATGAGGCATGCGAATACGTGGCGCGCCAACTGCTGCGGCGGTGGGGAGTGGTGTTTCACCGCATCACACTTCGGGAGCAGGGGCTGCCGCCCTGGAGGGATATCCTGCGGGTTTACCGGCGCATGGAGTTGGCCGGTGATCTGCGCGGCGGTCGTTTTGTGGCCGGCTTCAGTGGGGAGCAGTATGCACTGCCGGAAGCCGTGGAATCGCTTCGCGGAATTCGACGGCGGCCGCCGAACGGACAGATGGTCCGTATTGCGGCGGCCGATCCGCTCAACCTCTCCGGCATCATCACGCCTGGAGAAAGAATTGCCGCGCGAAGCGGTTCACGCATTCTCTACCGCGACGGCGTTCCGCAGGCCGTGCTCGAGGGCGGCGACATCCGGATGCTCACCGCCGGCGACGAAGCCGCCGAGCGACATGCGTTCGAGCAGCTTCGACGTGGCAACCGCAAGGCGCCGGTGGCGCCCTGA
- a CDS encoding TlpA family protein disulfide reductase, whose translation MRHTATAKPETAADRAISYNGSSDGGCSAATTPDWNVGHLMMKLASVGITCGIIALAPLRPACAQSAPIQAKLRLMTKGAVARYGLSMPARVPLSPVAPTEVVKAPAGLISPLYGFISMGPSGDTSTSAVIVDDPSSPNSHLYVDSNGDGDLTDDPPAVWRSSTYTGLGGHTYMLHDGTVTVDVRYGSRTVPLSLYVRLFDPSDPSHGALRDQLVCYADYACTGHVTLAGKAYSAALLDATAKADFTAAAAQPGGAVFCIDVNGNGVFDSQGEVYSASQPFNIAGTTYKIADVAPDGTEFVLRRSATSVPLIPAPPDLRPGKPALAFTMPTLDGGTVHFPADYHGKLVLLYFWATWCGGCQLDMPRVRAVYSRYHTQGLEILGVSLDHANQKARVEDFERENALPWPQIYEGKYMSSAVAQLYFVNTTPSGFLVDGDSGEVVADGQSLRGPQLAATVAAAFRHWLPGARAGAH comes from the coding sequence ATGAGGCATACCGCAACGGCGAAACCGGAGACGGCAGCGGATCGCGCCATATCGTATAATGGCTCAAGTGATGGCGGCTGTTCTGCGGCCACAACTCCAGATTGGAATGTGGGGCACTTGATGATGAAGCTGGCGTCTGTAGGCATTACGTGCGGCATAATCGCGCTGGCGCCCCTGAGGCCGGCCTGCGCGCAGAGTGCGCCGATCCAGGCAAAGCTCCGCTTGATGACGAAGGGGGCCGTTGCACGGTACGGGCTTTCGATGCCGGCCCGCGTGCCACTCAGCCCTGTCGCGCCGACAGAGGTTGTCAAGGCGCCGGCCGGCCTGATATCTCCGCTCTACGGCTTTATATCGATGGGGCCGTCCGGTGACACCTCAACCTCCGCCGTGATCGTGGATGACCCCTCCAGCCCAAACTCGCATCTGTATGTCGATTCCAACGGCGATGGCGACCTTACCGACGATCCACCGGCCGTCTGGCGAAGCTCCACCTACACCGGTCTCGGTGGCCATACGTATATGCTGCACGATGGCACGGTAACCGTAGATGTGCGTTATGGGTCCAGGACGGTGCCGCTATCGTTATACGTCCGGTTGTTTGATCCATCGGACCCCAGCCACGGAGCGCTGCGCGACCAACTGGTGTGCTACGCCGACTACGCCTGTACGGGGCACGTCACCCTGGCCGGCAAAGCCTACAGTGCGGCTCTGCTAGACGCCACAGCAAAGGCGGACTTCACCGCTGCGGCGGCGCAGCCCGGCGGGGCGGTCTTCTGCATCGATGTCAACGGCAATGGCGTTTTCGATTCTCAGGGTGAAGTGTATTCCGCTTCTCAGCCATTCAACATTGCCGGGACTACCTACAAGATTGCAGATGTTGCTCCAGATGGCACGGAGTTCGTACTGCGCCGGTCGGCCACCTCCGTACCGTTGATTCCGGCGCCGCCAGATCTTCGACCGGGCAAGCCTGCCCTGGCATTTACCATGCCGACGCTCGACGGTGGCACGGTCCACTTTCCGGCGGATTATCACGGAAAGCTGGTTCTGCTCTACTTCTGGGCGACCTGGTGCGGCGGCTGTCAACTGGATATGCCGCGTGTACGCGCGGTCTACAGCCGCTACCATACACAGGGCCTTGAGATTCTCGGCGTGAGTTTGGACCATGCCAACCAGAAGGCCCGGGTTGAGGATTTCGAGCGAGAAAACGCGCTTCCATGGCCGCAGATATACGAAGGTAAGTATATGAGCTCGGCCGTGGCACAGCTCTACTTCGTCAATACCACGCCTTCGGGGTTTCTGGTGGATGGCGACAGCGGCGAGGTAGTCGCCGACGGCCAGTCGTTACGCGGACCGCAGCTGGCGGCTACGGTGGCGGCGGCATTCAGGCACTGGCTCCCGGGTGCACGAGCAGGAGCGCATTAG
- a CDS encoding ankyrin repeat domain-containing protein has protein sequence MTDERPPRLNAELVEEFVGVSHGRLERVTEILAEAPAIVNAAWDWGAGDWETALGAASHMGRRDIAEVLLSSGARMDVFAAAMLNRVDIVRAMIDADPATAALLGPHGIPLAVHAEMGGAAEVLAFLRSR, from the coding sequence ATGACCGACGAGCGGCCGCCGCGCCTTAACGCGGAGTTGGTAGAGGAGTTTGTGGGGGTATCGCACGGGCGGCTTGAGCGCGTGACAGAGATTCTGGCGGAAGCGCCGGCTATCGTGAATGCCGCGTGGGATTGGGGCGCCGGTGACTGGGAGACCGCGCTCGGCGCTGCGTCACATATGGGCCGGCGGGACATAGCCGAGGTGCTGCTGAGCTCCGGTGCGCGCATGGACGTGTTCGCAGCGGCAATGCTGAACCGCGTCGATATCGTCCGCGCGATGATCGATGCCGATCCGGCCACGGCGGCTCTGCTTGGTCCGCACGGTATACCGTTGGCGGTGCATGCCGAAATGGGCGGCGCGGCCGAAGTACTGGCGTTCCTGCGAAGCAGATAG
- a CDS encoding PD40 domain-containing protein — protein MKLKATIRIAALSALFVPALCAARFAAQAEAAPPAPVSFYRQIFPILREHCQMCHQPRFQAASGKLVVTTYALFTKGGAHGATVKPGDPAHSLVLDYLTGKTMLMPKGGPPLMPAQIDMFRRWIAEGAHNDTPAVHATYDAAHPPIYSQPPVIVAMAWSPDGKTLAVSGYHEVVLHSLPDFRVTARLIGDAQQVESISYSPDGSLIAVAGGTPARMGEVQFWSVATHKLVRAVPAGFDTVFGGAFSPDSKQFSYGSSNNSVHVITVPDGKPVMRLDSHSDWVFSTAFSDNGRHVLSASRDEAIKLTLVSTGQFIDDINTHTTPLRCLARFPRPLATLSGISPQHFLLVLDRNVLPDVAPTGTAWLHLNGAGINAAGDFSVQLPTGSIPTQPSVAVTLPGGAKDGVYDVNITAARAPLPDTDTTSVRLDIGKLTVSGAGARFRLQPDQVVCGGSDGIPRLYKVFRTEPRTMNMEDHNMLREFPRQLSAITSVGISPDDGILAVGSENPVINLYNMVTGKLITTMHATAGATYALAFSPDGRLLAAGGFDGSVRLFQVPGGALRKSFSPVPLSKPLAEKRQSKAGLSKRNS, from the coding sequence ATGAAGCTTAAGGCAACCATCCGGATTGCAGCGCTCAGCGCGCTTTTTGTGCCTGCTCTTTGCGCCGCACGTTTCGCAGCCCAAGCCGAGGCCGCGCCACCTGCGCCCGTCAGTTTCTACCGCCAGATCTTCCCGATTCTGCGTGAGCACTGCCAGATGTGCCACCAGCCGCGGTTCCAGGCTGCAAGCGGCAAGCTGGTGGTGACCACCTACGCGCTTTTCACCAAGGGGGGCGCGCACGGCGCCACCGTCAAGCCGGGTGATCCGGCGCACAGCCTGGTGTTGGACTACCTCACCGGCAAAACGATGCTGATGCCCAAGGGTGGCCCACCACTAATGCCTGCACAGATCGACATGTTCCGTCGATGGATTGCAGAGGGCGCGCACAACGACACACCGGCCGTGCACGCCACCTACGACGCCGCCCATCCGCCGATCTACAGCCAGCCGCCGGTCATCGTGGCAATGGCCTGGTCGCCCGATGGCAAAACACTGGCGGTCTCCGGCTATCACGAGGTAGTGCTCCACAGTCTGCCGGACTTTCGCGTAACGGCCCGGTTGATTGGGGACGCCCAGCAGGTTGAGTCGATTTCGTATTCGCCCGATGGAAGCCTGATCGCGGTTGCGGGTGGCACGCCTGCGCGAATGGGCGAAGTCCAGTTCTGGTCGGTAGCGACGCACAAGCTGGTGCGGGCAGTGCCCGCCGGCTTTGATACCGTCTTCGGTGGCGCCTTTTCGCCAGATAGCAAGCAGTTTTCTTACGGTTCATCCAACAACAGCGTGCACGTCATAACCGTGCCCGATGGCAAGCCGGTGATGCGGCTCGACAGCCACAGCGATTGGGTGTTTTCAACGGCTTTTTCGGACAACGGACGTCACGTGTTGAGCGCAAGCCGCGATGAGGCGATCAAGCTCACGCTGGTTTCGACCGGGCAGTTTATCGATGATATCAACACGCATACGACACCGCTCCGCTGCCTCGCCCGCTTTCCGCGGCCTCTGGCGACCCTGAGCGGAATCAGTCCGCAGCACTTCTTGCTGGTTCTGGACCGCAATGTGTTACCCGATGTGGCGCCAACCGGTACGGCATGGCTCCATCTGAACGGGGCCGGCATCAACGCTGCCGGCGATTTTAGCGTTCAGCTGCCTACCGGCAGCATTCCAACGCAACCATCGGTTGCCGTGACATTGCCGGGCGGCGCCAAAGACGGTGTTTACGACGTCAACATCACCGCCGCCAGGGCGCCTCTGCCGGATACCGACACAACCTCGGTCCGGCTGGATATCGGCAAGCTCACCGTGAGTGGCGCCGGCGCCAGGTTTCGTCTGCAGCCCGATCAGGTGGTATGCGGCGGCTCAGACGGCATACCGCGCCTGTACAAGGTCTTTCGTACCGAGCCTCGCACGATGAATATGGAAGATCACAATATGCTGCGGGAGTTTCCGCGCCAGCTTTCGGCAATTACCTCCGTCGGTATCAGCCCCGACGACGGCATTCTCGCGGTGGGCAGTGAAAACCCGGTGATAAACCTGTACAACATGGTGACGGGAAAGCTGATCACAACCATGCACGCCACTGCAGGCGCAACCTATGCGCTGGCGTTCAGCCCGGATGGCAGGCTGCTGGCTGCCGGTGGTTTCGACGGCTCAGTGCGCCTCTTTCAGGTGCCGGGCGGCGCCCTCAGGAAAAGCTTTTCGCCGGTGCCACTATCGAAACCGCTGGCAGAAAAGCGGCAAAGCAAGGCCGGCTTATCGAAGAGGAATTCGTAA
- a CDS encoding GNAT family N-acetyltransferase, with protein sequence MPVDVEVRAMTAGDSLLIGDLLARCMSAERISNPLFWGRVLLDPNIRSSGIAVAATPAGGVVGCAIAVVERRPVEDGTPDTERGWVTAFAVDEAWRRQGIGTRLLEFAENYVRKAGRTIMDISAYAPGYFVPGVDGVAYPEALAFLKSRGYASTARPLSMSISLPMGWQIPPFANQLSIDLQRQGIHVHPVEPHQLSALLHFLRAEFPGPWQAQVRGAVRDILAQRRHGSDLLAASRGDEILGFAHCFRERFGPFGVAQAERGKGIGITLLARMLQHIQARGGRHAWFMWSDDASAARVYTPMGFVESRRFDVMRKQLDSSSGV encoded by the coding sequence ATGCCCGTTGACGTTGAGGTACGAGCGATGACAGCCGGCGACAGCTTGCTGATCGGCGACCTGCTGGCTCGGTGCATGAGCGCGGAGCGAATCTCGAACCCGCTGTTTTGGGGGCGGGTGCTGCTCGATCCCAACATCCGGAGCTCCGGCATAGCGGTTGCTGCCACGCCCGCGGGCGGCGTCGTGGGATGCGCGATTGCGGTAGTTGAGCGGCGCCCCGTAGAGGATGGAACACCGGATACGGAACGCGGCTGGGTAACGGCATTCGCCGTGGATGAAGCCTGGAGGCGCCAGGGCATAGGCACGCGACTGCTCGAGTTTGCGGAAAACTATGTGCGCAAAGCCGGCCGGACGATCATGGACATTTCGGCGTACGCTCCCGGCTACTTCGTTCCCGGTGTGGATGGCGTGGCGTACCCGGAGGCTCTGGCATTCCTGAAGAGCCGTGGGTATGCGTCCACTGCGCGTCCACTCTCCATGTCAATCTCGCTACCGATGGGCTGGCAGATACCACCGTTCGCCAACCAGCTGAGTATCGACCTGCAGCGGCAGGGCATTCACGTCCATCCCGTTGAGCCACACCAGCTTTCGGCTTTGCTCCATTTCCTCCGAGCCGAGTTTCCTGGTCCGTGGCAGGCACAGGTACGCGGCGCCGTAAGGGACATCCTGGCGCAGCGGCGCCACGGTTCCGACCTGCTCGCCGCCTCACGCGGCGACGAGATTCTCGGTTTCGCGCACTGCTTCCGCGAAAGGTTCGGGCCGTTTGGCGTTGCTCAGGCGGAGCGCGGCAAGGGTATTGGCATTACTCTGCTGGCGCGGATGCTGCAGCACATCCAGGCCCGGGGTGGCCGCCATGCCTGGTTTATGTGGAGCGATGATGCGTCGGCGGCGCGCGTCTACACCCCGATGGGATTCGTAGAATCCCGCCGGTTCGATGTGATGCGCAAGCAGCTCGATTCGTCGTCAGGCGTTTGA
- a CDS encoding globin, translating into MTATGAVYQGVGGIDTFRRLTSAFYRRIEQEPLLRPMYPDELAPAAERLALFLAQFFGGPRLYSEQRGAPRLRMRHMAFDIGQRERDAWVRAMSASVDEIAIPEPWRSAMLRYFEDTATFLVRRSSTPGSDPRY; encoded by the coding sequence GTGACGGCAACCGGCGCTGTCTACCAGGGCGTGGGGGGCATAGATACCTTTCGGCGGCTGACGAGCGCGTTCTATCGGCGAATTGAGCAGGAGCCGCTGCTGCGGCCGATGTATCCGGACGAGTTGGCGCCGGCGGCGGAGCGCCTGGCGCTGTTCCTCGCGCAGTTCTTCGGCGGACCCCGTCTGTACAGCGAGCAGCGCGGTGCGCCGCGCCTGAGAATGCGGCACATGGCATTCGACATCGGTCAACGGGAGCGTGATGCGTGGGTTCGCGCGATGAGCGCATCTGTGGATGAGATCGCTATCCCCGAACCGTGGAGGTCGGCGATGCTCCGATACTTCGAGGACACGGCAACATTTCTGGTCCGGCGCAGCAGCACGCCCGGGTCTGATCCGCGGTACTAA
- a CDS encoding 4Fe-4S dicluster domain-containing protein: MDSNAAGKLDDRLAKCIRCGFCLDACPTFRLTGKETYSPRGRIYLTRSWRENAIELDADVIDALDTCLGCRACETACPSGVEYGAILEEARAAIEESGLRPSGQSFARRELIETLTSPTRLRIALKAGRAMRSFTGGRVPGVLTRLLTGGSSAGIGLPELDASQIAPPLPELTPSIGTREYRVGIVQGCVMRVMFAGANSATARVLQRNGCDVLAPKSAACCGALHLHTGLQREARVRARRLIAAFESILPDLDAIVVNSAGCGSALKEYRQLFENEPAWRDRAARFASKVRDISEWLHHTGIRPPTGGVKGVVAVHDACHLVHGQRIRSEPREMLRAIPGISMVELEESDTCCGSAGTYNMLQPMMASELLARKMKFIREGGATVIAAGNPGCLAWIEQGAVTQGLDLTLKHPVELLDEAYRNGETGDGSGSRHIV; the protein is encoded by the coding sequence GTGGATTCCAATGCCGCCGGAAAGCTGGATGACCGGCTGGCGAAATGCATCCGATGTGGGTTCTGCCTTGATGCTTGCCCCACCTTCCGCCTGACCGGCAAGGAGACCTACAGCCCACGCGGCCGTATCTACCTGACACGTTCATGGCGTGAGAACGCCATTGAGTTGGATGCAGATGTGATCGATGCGCTGGACACCTGCCTCGGCTGTCGAGCTTGCGAAACGGCCTGTCCAAGCGGCGTTGAGTATGGCGCAATTCTGGAAGAGGCCCGTGCCGCTATTGAAGAGAGCGGTTTACGGCCGTCGGGCCAGAGCTTTGCCCGCCGCGAGCTGATTGAGACGCTGACCTCGCCAACGCGCCTTCGCATTGCGCTCAAAGCTGGCCGCGCGATGCGTTCGTTCACCGGCGGCCGCGTACCCGGCGTATTGACGCGCCTGCTCACCGGAGGAAGCAGCGCCGGCATCGGACTTCCGGAACTCGATGCATCACAAATAGCGCCGCCGCTGCCCGAGCTGACGCCGTCCATAGGCACGCGCGAATACCGTGTGGGTATAGTGCAGGGCTGCGTGATGCGCGTGATGTTCGCCGGCGCCAACTCCGCTACGGCTCGAGTGCTTCAGCGCAATGGATGCGATGTTCTGGCGCCGAAATCGGCAGCCTGTTGTGGCGCCCTGCACCTGCATACCGGCCTGCAGCGGGAGGCACGGGTACGCGCGCGGCGGCTCATCGCGGCGTTCGAGTCGATTCTGCCTGACCTCGATGCGATAGTGGTCAACTCTGCGGGGTGTGGGTCCGCCCTCAAGGAGTATCGCCAACTCTTTGAAAACGAGCCGGCCTGGCGCGACCGAGCCGCCAGGTTCGCCTCAAAAGTGCGAGACATCAGCGAGTGGCTGCATCACACCGGAATCAGGCCGCCTACCGGCGGCGTAAAGGGTGTGGTCGCCGTCCACGATGCATGCCACCTGGTTCACGGGCAGCGAATACGCAGCGAGCCGCGCGAGATGCTCCGCGCGATTCCCGGAATTTCGATGGTGGAGCTGGAAGAATCGGATACATGCTGCGGAAGCGCAGGCACCTACAACATGCTGCAGCCGATGATGGCCTCGGAGCTGCTGGCTCGGAAAATGAAGTTTATACGCGAGGGCGGTGCAACGGTAATTGCCGCTGGGAACCCGGGCTGCCTCGCGTGGATTGAGCAGGGCGCCGTCACGCAAGGGCTTGACCTCACGCTGAAGCACCCGGTGGAGCTGTTGGATGAGGCATACCGCAACGGCGAAACCGGAGACGGCAGCGGATCGCGCCATATCGTATAA